One region of Purpureocillium takamizusanense chromosome 4, complete sequence genomic DNA includes:
- the CYR1 gene encoding Cysteine--tRNA ligase (COG:J~EggNog:ENOG503NVK1~BUSCO:EOG092611G7) encodes MNFSRLFIRARPTIPAARNSLVLRRYSFATATMESIKVHNSLKPGAPVPFVPIQPDKVSWYVCGPTVYDKSHLGHARNYVSTDIIRRILMHYFGFDVKFVMNMTDVDDKIIIKARRQRLLELEKNKTYSAAELRALALAAFRAYAASSLPLLVDEGVELDESNYTARRDAAYGKVLAGSTLTGEGKPGDPEAKIKMHLGNMDAAAAAMKQGDIFPGADEILLPYLDSLYKETIDTRDQTMFTDLTKSMETLFTEDMDNLNVLRPDVITRVTEYVPQIVSFVDRVVQKGFAYEAEGSVYFDIAAFEKAGNTYARLRPDSRNDKSLQEEGEGSLSKNLGGKRGAGDFALWKKSKAGEPFWPSPWGDGRPGWHIECSVMASDVLGSRMDIHSGGIDLAFPHHDNELAQSEAYFCEHAKGEHTWVNYFLHMGHLSISGSKMSKSLKNFQTIQDALSTDYTARSMRIVFLMGKWNDGVEISPDMRAQADNWESTVSNFFTNTKSWLAEAGVTDGVESLSISSDTPATGLLADLEQAKKEVQAALINSFDTPRAMLVILKLVNSTNVFLKDNKDANLAEVEAIARWITKMAGIFGLDARAKAPYDGLGWASAISADMDPKTAVGPYAAVVDKVKAEVSKLSLSSDAMPTLLAQDPSKGFESVASTGSRDIEKLALPFLRTVSQIRDELRRIVSAQTPETKKQILAITDRIRDHDLTNLGVYLDDRPDNQPSLIKFVPAAELIAAREEKAAREAEKAKKKEEARLAREKADQEAKEKAKVPPEEMFKKDERYSAWDEQGMPTKMKDGSDVPKSQMKSLKKMWDKQKKVHEELKAKGGL; translated from the exons ATGAATTTCTCGCGCCTGTTCATTCGAGCCAGACCGACaatccccgccgcccggaatagcctcgtcctccgccgATACTCGTTTGCTACCGCCACCATGGAGTCGATCAAGGTGCACAACTCGCTCAAGCCCGGTGCTCCGGTGCCCTTTGTCCCCATTCAGCCTGACAAGGTGTCGTGGTACGTCTGCGGCCCGACGGTCTACGACAAGAGCCACCTCGGCCATGCCCGCAACTACGTCTCCACCGACATAATCCGCCGGATCTTGATGCACTACTTTGGCTTTGATGTCAAGTTTGTCATGAATATGACCGATGTCGACGACAAG ATCATCATCAAGGCCCGTCGACAGCGATTGCTCGAGCTTGAGAAGAACAAGACGTattccgccgccgagcttcgggccctggccctcgctGCCTTCCGTGCGTACGCGGCAAGCAGCCTCCCACTACTTGTCGATGAGGGGGTGGAACTGGACGAGTCCAACTACACGGCGCGACGCGATGCCGCCTACGGCAAGGTGCTTGCCGGCAGCACCCTGACCGGAGAGGGCAAGCCTGGCGACCCCGAGGCTAAGATCAAGATGCACCTCGGCAACATggacgcggcagcggcagccatgaAGCAGGGCGACATCTTCCCCGGTGCCGACGAGATTCTCCTCCCCTACCTCGACTCTCTCTACAAGGAGACCATTGATACCCGAGACCAGACCATGTTCACCGATCTCACCAAGAGTATGGAGACTTTATTCACCGAGGACATGGACAACCTCAACGTCCTGAGACCAGACGTCATCACTCGCGTCACCGAGTACGTCCCGCAGATTGTCAGCTTCGTCGACCGTGTCGTGCAAAAGGGTTTCGCGTATGAGGCCGAGGGGTCTGTCTACTTTGATATCGCGGCCTTCGAAAAGGCTGGCAACACGTATGCCCGCCTGCGTCCGGATAGCAGGAATGACAAGTCGCTCcaggaagaaggcgaaggCTCCTTGTCCAAGAACCTCGGTGGCAAGAGAGGTGCTGGCGACTTTGCTCTTTGGAAAAAGTCCAAGGCTGGTGAGCCCTTCTGGCCTAGCCCCTGGGGTGACGGACGGCCAGGCTGGCACATTGAGTGCTCCGTCATGGCCTCTGACGTTCTTGGCTCGCGCATGGACATTCACTCCGGCGGTATCGACCTTGCCTTCCCGCACCACGATAACGAGCTGGCTCAGAGCGAGGCGTACTTTTGCGAGCACGCCAAGGGCGAGCACACCTGGGTCAACTACTTCCTGCATATGGGTCATCTCTCCATTTCGGGATCCAAGATGTCCAAGTCTCTCAAGAACTTCCAGACCATCCAGGACGCTCTGTCGACGGACTACACAGCGAGAAGTATGCGCATTGTCTTCCTGATGGGGAAGTGGAACGACGGCGTAGAGATTTCGCCCGACATGAGGGCACAGGCAGACAACTGGGAAAGCACAGTCAGC AATTTCTTTACGAACACCAAGTCGTGGTTGGCCGAGGCCGGGGTCAccgatggcgtcgagtcgCTGTCAATCAGCTCCGATACACCGGCTACTGGCCTGCTGGCCGACCTggagcaggccaagaaggaaGTCCAGGCCGCTCTCATCAATTCCTTTGATACCCCGCGTGCCATGCTGGTCATTCTCAAGCTGGTAAACTCGACCAACGTCTTCCTCAAGGACAACAAGGATGCCAATTTGGCTGAggtcgaggccattgccaGATGGATCACCAAGATGGCGGGCATTTTCGGCTTGGACGCCCGCGCCAAGGCTCCCTACGACGGGCTCGGCTGGGCCTCAGCCATCTCGGCGGACATGGATCCCAAGACCGCCGTTGGGCCGTacgcggccgtggtggacaaggtcaaggccgaggtcaGCAAGCTGTCGCTCTCTAGCGATGCCATGCCCACTTTGTTGGCTCAAGACCCCAGCAAGGGCTTTGAGTCTGTTGCGTCCACCGGTTCCCGTGACATCGAGAAGCTCGCGCTCCCTTTCCTGCGCACCGTCTCTCAGATCCGTGATGAGCTCCGACGCATCGTCTCGGCCCAGACGCCAGAAACGAAGAAGCAAATTCTTGCCATCACGGACCGGATTCGTGACCACGATCTCACAAACCTCGGTGTGTACCTGGACGACCGGCCGGACAACCAGCCGTCTCTCATCAAGTTCGTTcccgcggccgagctcattgccgcccgcgaggaaAAGGCTGCCCGCGAGGCGgaaaaggccaagaagaaggaggaagCCAGGTTGGCGCGTGAAAAGGCCGACCAAGAAGCCAAGGAGAAGGCAAAGGTTCCGCCAGAGGAGATGTTCAAGAAGGACGAGCGTTACAGCGCCTGGGACGAACAGGGTATGCCAACGAAGATGaaggacggcagcgacgtGCCCAAGAGCCAGATGAAGTCGCTGAAGAAGATGTGGGACAAGCAAAAGAAGGTGCATGAGGAACTCAAGGCCAAAGGAGGCTTGTAG
- a CDS encoding uncharacterized protein (COG:I~SECRETED:SignalP(1-18~SECRETED:cutsite=LYS-IR~SECRETED:prob=0.3968)~TransMembrane:1 (n5-16c20/21o333-356i)~EggNog:ENOG503P49Z~CAZy:GT32): MRARLLLALAAMSLLLYSIRDHISQLGEVARTYATFYSLLRDHPELLYRYPTDEEQDTTTTTTTPGDLGVDAAQDTLTSSTTMSTGSSNAMRIPRIIHQIALGSANTSKHADAMASCRAMHPDWEHMLWTDANASDFMADNYPWVLPHYTRYPQQIQRANVLRYVVLHAMGGVYLDLDVTCLVRLDDTPLVRLPFVSPGAYPAGVNNAFIAARRGHAFLEHLIEAVPRYDMFWGLPMRVPYVENMLSTGCMFFSNRWMSFVRRLYHRQQRQRGEDGNDDVDEAQRVYILADATGDMAAHMLRGKVTTPLFAHGGASSWHSWDAALIIMIGKHYVVFGAFIAVLVSAVAASVACVCARRQGRFRRKSGFLSRLTRSSWKAVGKSSSLDKESWV, encoded by the coding sequence ATGCgagcgcggctgctgctggccctggcggccatgtcgctgCTCCTATACAGCATCCGCGACCATATCAGCCAGCTGGGTGAAGTTGCCCGCACGTACGCCACCTTCTACAGCCTCCTTCGGGACCACCCGGAGCTTCTGTACCGATATCccaccgacgaggagcaagacacgacgacgacgacgacgacacctgGTGACTTGGGCGTCGATGCGGCGCAAGACACACTcacatcgtcgacgacgatgtcgacgggcagcagcaacgccatGAGGATCCCGCGCATCATCCACCAGATCGCCCTCGGCAGCGCCAACACGTCCAagcacgccgacgccatggcctcgtGCCGCGCCATGCACCCGGACTGGGAGCACATGCTGTGGACCGACGCCAACGCGTCCGACTTCATGGCCGACAACTACCCCTGGGTGCTGCCGCACTACACGCGCTACCCGCAGCAGATCCAGCGCGCCAACGTCCTCCGCTACGTCGTGCTGcacgccatgggcggcgtctacctcgacctcgacgtcacCTGCCTcgtgcgcctcgacgacacccccctcgtccgcctgccCTTTGTCTCCCCGGGGGCGTACCCGGCCGGCGTGAACAacgccttcatcgccgcgcgCAGGGGCCACGCCTTCCTCGAGCACCTCATCGAGGCGGTGCCCCGCTACGACATGTTCTGGGGGCTGCCGATGCGCGTCCCCTACGTCGAGAACATGCTGAGCACGGGGTGCATGTTCTTTTCCAACCGCTGGATGAGCTTCGTCCGGCGGCTCTACCACCgacaacagcggcagcggggtgaagacggcaacgacgacgtggacgaggcccAGCGCGTCTACATCCTTGCTGATGCAAccggcgacatggccgcgCATATGCTCCGCGGCAaggtgacgacgccgctgttCGCGCACGGgggcgccagcagctggcACAGCTGGGACGCGgccctcatcatcatgatCGGAAAGCACtacgtcgtcttcggcgccTTCATCGCGGTGTTGgtctccgccgtcgccgcgtccgtcgcGTGCGTATGCGCGCGCCGGCAGGGGCGGTTCCGGAGAAAGAGCGGCTTCCTGAGTCGTCTGACGAGGTCCAGCTGGAAGGCTGTAGGGAAGTCATCGAGTCTGGACAAGGAGAGCTGGGTGTGA
- a CDS encoding Lactose synthase (EggNog:ENOG503P6RH~CAZy:GT64~COG:T) → MAIRLPTFKKRLCRKLSIATVVVVFLVILLLLGQSFVTDGTVHPPGHFQEHAKWPRCGSDNLTVAAEEWRRTEDRYKDLIEDKFTIALSTFHRPKELGHTLGTLLSVPIPSLYEVVVVWNNLDQEPPEDFVSSHGVPVRYRVPSRDSLNEKLRPDPTYRTKAILLSDDDVYYRPSDLDYVFQMWRQFGQDRLVGALARCASLDRRGQWQYHFCHGGESAGAYSIVLTNLAFAHIGLLDYYFSDAPEAVRVRNHVDAGFNCEDIGLNALASMLTRRGPLLVRGSKQWVNLSPPSGISRNPHHLETRSACLNRFAEAIGCMPLVDEMGRVERGYKHNVWYKSFWDRLGT, encoded by the exons ATGGCAATCCGACTGCCTACCTTCAAAAAGAGGCTCTGCAGGAAGCTCAGCATCGCAACAGTCGTCGTTGTCTTCCTCGTGATCCTTTTGCTGCTTGGGCAAAGCTTCGTCACCGACGGAACGGTTCACCCTCCTGGTCATTTCCAGGAGCATGCTAAATGGCCACGATGCGGTAGCGATAACCTGACTGTTGCGGCAGAGGAATGGAGGCGAACAGAGGATCGGTATAAAGACTTGATCGAGGACAAATTCAC TATCGCCCTTTCGACATTTCACCGTCCAAAAGAGCTCGGGCACACCCTTGGCACACTTCTGTCAGTGCCCATACCATCTCTATACGAagttgtcgtcgtctggaACAACCTAGATCAGGAGCCGCCGGAAGATTTTGTCTCATCACACGGCGTGCCCGTCCGTTACCGAGTACCGTCTCGCGACAGCCtcaacgagaagctgcgGCCCGACCCGACGTACCGCACAAAAGCGATCCTCCTAtctgacgacgacgtctaCTATCGGCCGTCCGACCTAGACTATGTTTTCCAGATGTGGCGCCAGTTTGGCCAGGACAGGCTCGTCGGCGCACTCGCGCGCTGTGCCTCGCTCGACCGTCGCGGCCAGTGGCAGTACCATTTCTGCCACGGGGGCGAGAGCGCGGGGGCCTACTCCATCGTCCTAACCAACTTGGCGTTTGCGCACATAGGCCTGCTCGACTACTACTTCTCAGACGCGCCCGAGGCCGTGCGTGTGCGTAatcacgtcgacgccgggtTCAACTGCGAGGACATCGGACTCAACGCGCTGGCGTCTATGCTGACGCGCCGCGGGCCCCTCCTCGTGCGCGGCAGTAAGCAGTGGGTGAATCTCTCGCCTCCGAGCGGCATCAGTCGTAACCCGCACCACTTGGAGACGCGCAGCGCATGTCTCAATCGCTTCGCTGAGGCGATCGGCTGCATGCCCTTGGTGGACGAGATGGGCAGGGTGGAGAGGGGTTACAAGCACAATGTGTGGTACAAGTCGTTTTGGGACAGGCTGGGGACGTGA
- the GYP7 gene encoding GTPase activating protein (EggNog:ENOG503NW9F~COG:T~BUSCO:EOG09260N53) gives MRDRAAISAAPSTVKLQGTDMAPGPASADGPARSASPSSSFYAMSDDEEGGYNTITHTETGRGVKLLFSKSKVYVHPTPSAKDNIPGYIALLQQKPSKNGRPTSQDSQDPQSPASSDLLLAWVPESSLGDSASIYVKVDLSDAESPPKQSYLVPPPPTVTTHSGSVGGYAFAIPMSAVYSLLVRPPSIGWWYGSVIINSRAGDSFPALFFHDNECQSTILQKKKLARDSFDPFGESGQMFWGADEVLRWLRRYIKIERSGAEPNVYLIEPSAEDLTSFGGKPTTSTAGHGSARASGSRDAEMDPFVKFVKETGWNIMNQFSKVTTFTRRAAQDFAENSNMPPQVKRLLRTPEVQTLQDEFDSARIYLARWAMGIAEQSERDRRGRIWTVRDVMELEDTDVGEFELLESTSGLSLEERRRPVTMEEWSGYFDSETGRLSLTVDEVKERIFHGGLDPEDGVRKEAWLFLLGVYEWYGTIDERKAQIASLRDHYYRLKHSWWERLDGEGGEGETGEWWREQRGRIEKDVHRTDRNVPIFQGEDTPHPDPNSPFAEVGTNVHLEQMKEMLLTYNEYNKDLGYVQGMSDLLAPIYAVIQDDAIAFWGFQKFMERMERNFLRDQSGMRAQLLALDQLVNFMDPKLWNHLQSADSTNFFFFFRMILVWYKREFAWMDVLRLWEGLWTDYLSAEFHLFVALAILEKHRDVIMEHLKAFDEVLKYVNELSNTIDLESTLIRAEALFRKFQRLVEAIDKKQNFPAPRLAGADSPTSTKEQTSPSSPSSGSAPPPPPGKNTPAAANKGKVPDKRQQKVITPELRKLLSRKVEVLPRTTVAQKGDGMPAK, from the exons ATGCGCGACCGAGCTGCTATATCTGCAGCCCCTTCGACTGTCAAGCTCCAGGGCACGGACATGGCACCTGGGCCTGCATCAGCTGACGGCCCCGCGCGATCTGCCTCCccatcctcgagcttctACGCCatgagcgacgacgaggaaggtGGTTACAATACCATCACTCACACCGAGACGGGAAGGGGCGTCAAGTTGCTATTTTCCAAGAGCAAG GTCTATGTCCAtcccacgccctcggccaagGACAACATCCCCGGGTACATCGCCCTACTACAACAGAAGCCCTCAAAGAATGGCCGCCCCACGTCACAGGACTCGCAAGACCCCCAGTCTCCGGCCTCGTCGGATCTGCTCCTGGCATGGGTGCCCGAGTCGTCGCTCGGAGACTCGGCCAGCATATATGTCAAGGTTGACCTGTCCGACGCCGAGTCACCCCCGAAGCAGTCGTACCtcgtcccccctccgcccacGGTCACGACTCACAGCGGTTCTGTTGGCGGATATGCCTTTGCCATCCCCATGAGCGCCGTCTACTCGCTGCTTgtgcgcccgcccagcaTAGGCTGGTGGTACGGctccgtcatcatcaacTCCAGGGCTGGCGATAGCTTCCCCGCCCTGTTTTTTCACGACAACGAATGCCAGAGCACCATCCTGCAAAAAAAGAAGCTAGCACGAGACAGCTTTGATCCGTTTGGCGAGAGCGGGCAGATGTTCTGGGGCGCTGACGAGGTCCTGCGATGGCTGCGGCGGTACATCAAGATCGAGAGGTCCGGAGCCGAGCCCAATGTCTATCTGATCGAGCCGAGCGCGGAAGACTTGACGTCCTTTGGCGGAAAGCCAACCACGAGCACCGCCGGCCACGGGAGTGCGCGTGCGTCCGGGAGTCGAGATGCAGAGATGGACCCCTTTGTCAAATTCGTCAAGGAAACGGGCTGGAACATCATGAACCAGTTCAGCAAGGTTACGACATTcacgaggagggcggcgcaagACTTTGCCGAAAACTCCAATATGCCGCCTCAAGTCAAGAGGCTGCTCAGGACCCCCGAGGTTCAGACTTTACAGGACGAATTCGACAGTGCGCGCATCTACCTTGCTCGTTGGGCTATGGGAATTGCTGAGCAAAGCGAGCGTGATAGAAGGGGCCGAATATGGACTGTGCGCGATGTTATGGAGCTGGAAGACACGGACGTCGGCGAGTTTGAGCTGCTCGAGAGCACCAGCGGGCTCTCCCTCGAAGAACGCCGAAGACCGGTCACCATGGAAGAATGGAGCGGCTACTTTGACTCAGAGACGGGACGGCTGTCCTTGACAGTCGACGAAGTGAAGGAGCGCATCTTTCACGGCGGACTCGACCCTGAGGATGGTGTCCGTAAAGAGGCCTGGCTGTTCCTGCTCGGCGTGTACGAGTGGTACGGCACGATTGACGAAAGAAAAGCCCAGATTGCGTCACTCAGAGATCACTACTATAGACTCAAGCATTCTTGGTGGGAGAGGCTGGACGGCGAAGGGGGCGAaggcgagacgggcgagtgGTGGCGTGAGCAGAGGGGTCGCATCG AAAAGGACGTCCATCGGACAGACCGCAACGTGCCCATATTCCAGGGCGAGGACACGCCGCATCCAGATCCAAACTCGCCATTCGCCGAAGTCGGGACCAATGTCCATCTCGAGCAGATGAAGGAGATGCTGCTGACGTACAACGAATACAACAAGGACCTCGGCTACGTGCAGGGCATGTCGGACCTCTTGGCGCCCATATACGCCGTGATTCaagacgacgccatcgccttCTGGGGCTTCCAAAAGTTTATGGAGCGCATGGAGCGCAACTTCTTGCGCGACCAGTCGGGCATGCGGGCAcagctgctcgccctcgaccagctcgtcAACTTCATGGATCCCAAGCTGTGGAACCACTTGCAGAGCGCTGACAGCACCAatttcttcttcttcttccgcaTGATTCTCGTCTGGTACAAGCGCGAGTTTGCGTGGATGGATGTGCTGCGCCTCTGGGAAGGCCTATGGACTGACTACCTCAGCGCAGAGTTTCATCTCTTTGTTGCGCTGGCGATATTGGAGAAGCATAGGGATGTAATCATGGAGCACCTCAAGGCGTTTGACGAGGTTCTCAAATATG TCAACGAGCTGTCCAACACCATCGACCTCGAGTCAACGCTCATTCGCGCCGAGGCACTGTTCCGCAAGttccagcgcctcgtcgaagccATCGACAAGAAGCAAAACTTTCCCGCTCCGCGACTTGCCGGCGCAGATAGCCCGACGTCTACCAAGGAGCAaacgtcgccgtcatcgccatcatcgggctccgcgccgccgccgccgcccgggaaGAAtacgcccgccgccgccaacaaagGCAAAGTTCCCGATAAGCGACAGCAAAAGGTCATCACGCcggagctgcgcaagctgCTGAGCAGAAAGGTGGAGGTGCTGCCGCGCACGACGGTGGCTCAGAAGGGCGACGGCATGCCTGCCAAATAG
- a CDS encoding uncharacterized protein (COG:S~EggNog:ENOG503P1BU), translating to MASWYNNILTKTTSQISSLRSTLLSSDADGDTEDDTHVCRVLRNYYSDKGRPFPPWLPPDPKAAAPPPAQTLYSQPQVGSRYGGLGQQQQQGGGGPGSSGALSSLWDSGPAPQQQQQQSLRAGRLAPNAAAGVGPAGRMGGGGGRDDAVMPRPLPSQRAGSYQSATAASPQPTGASAQDRLRQRLWGGSSSRTSSPSQSATGSGQQGPFQPPSANSVGGGSSNSKSSKYEDRFAPSGSYDSGRGGGGGGAYMGANAPWSSGGGEYGGGGGGSGAGGGAGGGGRQGLPSGPRRQGLPSGPRGYR from the coding sequence ATGGCGTCCTGGTACAACAACATCCTCACCAAGACCACGTCGCAAATCTCCTCCCTCCGCTCCACGCTCCTCTcctccgacgccgacggcgacaccgAGGACGACACCCACGTCTGCCGCGTCCTGCGCAACTACTACTCCGACAAGGGCcgcccctttcccccctgGCTCCCCCCCGAccccaaggccgccgcgcccccgcccgcgcaGACACTCTACTCCCAGCCGCAGGTCGGGTCGCGATacggtggcctcggccagcagcagcagcaaggaggaggaggtcccggcagcagcggcgcgttGAGCAGCCTGTGGGATAGCGGGCCggcaccgcagcagcagcagcaacaaagCCTTCGTGCTGGAAGATTGGCCCccaacgcggcggccggtgtcgggccggcggggaggatgggcggcggcggcgggcgtgacgaCGCCGTGATGCCGCGTCCGCTGCCGAGCCAGCGCGCGGGCAGCTACCaaagcgcgacggcggcctctcCGCAACCAACCGGCGCGTCCGCGCAGGACCGtctccgccagcgcctctGGGGCGGCAGCTCATCACGCACGTCTAGCCCTTCGCAGAGCgccaccggcagcggccagcaggGTCCGTTCCAGCCCCCGTCCGCTAATagcgttggcggcggcagcagcaacagcaaaTCATCAAAGTACGAAGACCGCTTCGCTCCCAGTGGCTCGTACGATtccggccgtggcggcggcggcggcggcgcgtacaTGGGTGCGAACGCGCCGTGGTCGAGCGGAGGGGGCGAgtacggaggaggagggggaggatcaggagcaggaggtggagctggcggtggtggaagGCAGGGCCTTCCCAgcgggccgaggaggcaAGGCTTGCCGAGCGGGCCTCGTGGGTACAGATGA
- the mak16 gene encoding Protein MAK16 (EggNog:ENOG503NVUZ~BUSCO:EOG09264L3W~COG:A) produces the protein MASDEIIWQIINQQFCAFKLKTDKGQNFCRNEYNVTGFCNRQSCPLANSRYATVRQHPTKDTLYLYMKTVERAHLPSKMWERIKLDGNYNKALEQIDERLIYWPKFLIHKCKQRLTRLKQVQIRTRRIAGEEERLGEKLVPKLAPKVKHREKARERKAEAAAKLERTIERELVERLRQGAYGDQPLNVSETIWKKVLNAMEREGQGERDVDLDEGIDEDEDEDAERESEDGAVEYVSDIGESDEELDELEDWLESDDEDKEEEEEELDSEEEAEAGKKRKRGKVTKMNAKRAKQVEEARPKLKLTHDMEW, from the exons ATGGCGTCCGACGAGATTATTTGGCAAATCATCAACCAGCAGTTCTGCGCCTTCAAACTAAA AACGGACAAGGGCCAAAACTTCTGCCGCAACGAGTACAACGTCACGGGCTTCTGCAACCGCCAGTCATGTCCCCTCGCCAACTCGCGGTACGCGACGGTGCGGCAGCACCCGACCAAGGACACGCTGTACCTGTACATGAAGACGGTCGAGCGCGCGCACCTGCCGTCCAAGATGTGGGAGCGCATCAAGCTCGACGGCAACTACAACAAGGCGCTGGAGCAGATTGACGAGCGGCTCATCTACTGGCCCAAGTTCCTCATCCACAAGTGCAAGCAGCGCCTCACGCGGCTCAAGCAGGTGCAGATCCGCACTCGCAGGatcgccggcgaggaggagcgcctgGGCGAGAAGCTGGTGCCCAAGCTGGCGCCCAAGGTCAAGCATCGCGAGAAGGCccgcgagcgcaaggccgaggcggccgccaagCTGGAGCGCACCATTGAGCGCGAGCTGGTGGAGCGCCTGCGGCAGGGCGCCTACGGCGACCAGCCCCTCAACGTCAGCGAGACCATCTGGAAGAAGGTGCTCAACGCCATGgagcgcgagggccagggcgagcgcgacgtcgacctggacgagggcatcgacgaggacgaggacgaggatgcggagcgcgagagcgaggacggcgccgtcgagtaCGTGTCCGACATTggcgagagcgacgaggagctcgacgagctcgaggactggctcgagagcgacgacgaagacaaagaagaggaggaggaggagctggacagcgaggaggaggccgaggccggcaagaagcgcaagcgcggCAAGGTGACCAAGATGAACGCCAAGCGGGCcaagcaggtcgaggaggcccgGCCGAAGCTGAAGCTGACCCACGACATGGAGTGGTAA
- the VPS55 gene encoding Vacuolar protein sorting-associated protein 55 (COG:T~TransMembrane:4 (o6-25i32-52o72-91i103-123o)~EggNog:ENOG503P3FU), with the protein MPTAGLKTIIALSFVLAVGFLLVILSCALFKVYYPLLVVATYIIAPVPNWISSRIANPDDFVESSGAAVLDLGRFFTGFFVVMGIALPVVLAHSDLIRVEAMIMSIVGGLLIYGTIISFSMFFHEEQEF; encoded by the exons ATGCCGACCGCCGGCCTCAAgaccatcatcgccctctccttcgtcctcgccgtgggcttcctcctcgtcattCTCTCCTGCGCCCTCTTCAAGGTCTACTAcccgctgctcgtcgtcgccacctaCATCATCGCCCCCGTCCCCAACTGGATCTCCAGCCGCATCGCCAACCCGGATGACTTCGTCGAGagctccggcgccgcggtGCTCGACCTGGGGCGCTTCTTCACTGGCTTCTTTGTCGTAATGGGAATTG CCCTGCCCGTCGTTCTCGCGCACTCGGACCTCAtccgcgtcgaggccatgaTCATGTCGATAGTCGGCGGCCTGTTGATCTACGGGACCATCATCAGCTTCAGCATGTTCTTCCACGAGGAGCAAGAGTTTTGA